The nucleotide sequence GGTGATAAAAGTCAATAAATCCTACTTTTGTTATTGTGTTGTACTCTCCCAAAATATGATCCAAGTATAGAAAAGCTAGGCTTTTGAAATTCTCTACATCCTTGTCCAAATTTTTTACAAATACTTCAATATCTACTTTTCCTTTTTTCGAATCTATTTCTGGATATATTATTATGTCATAAAGAATATTCCACCCCATTAAAGCTCAAAAATATTTCGTCTCGTGGTTGCCTGAACTTTTTAACAATCCAATTTTTAACTTTTGGATGAGATTCTCCTAACTTCTGAGTCGGCAAAACACCGTCTTCTATACCATCAGGGGTTATTATCAAGACATACTTCCCTTCATTTGTCTTAGTCAGTTCCGGAAACAACAGTTCATTATACTCTTGAATTCTGTCCGTTAGCTCATTGTAAATGGAAAAGTCTTTTTCGTTTGAATCAAGAAACTCCTCAATTTTTGTTTTATTTTCCAAAAACCAATTCCAAAAAGCCTCCTCCTTACTAATTTTTTTTCCTCCTGATGTTCTTTTAAATATACCAAACATACTCTTTCCTAGTCCATTACCATCTTTACCAGATCACCCAATAAAGTTACTCTAAATTCATGTAGCTATCCTATTAAGATATTACTTTTTACTTATTGACGAGAAAATAAAAGAGGGACAACCCTCTCCCGGTAGCTGTAAGGATGGAACCGTTTGTGTTCAGGTTAGCATCCTTTACTTGTTGGTGGAAAACACCAACAAGAGGGGAGGTCCGACTGAAGCTTATACATCCGTTTTCGCAGGTACAAATAAAAACCATAGCAACCTGCCAAAGCCAATAAAGAGTATAGAGATGCAAGGTCTAAGTCTAGCGCACGTCCACCGGCAAGCAAATCTCTGATGGCTGTAAAAATGGAAAATATACACAATAGGCCAATCATGATAAACTTAAATACTATTACCACCGGCTCTATCATGTTCTTCCCAAAAGGGAACTTAGCATCATCCCTTCTTTGGATGTAGATGCTCATAATAAAAGTAAGCGCTGAAAGACCTACACTTATTATTGAAAAAAAACCATCAAAGAGGATAATCTGCGAATCCAGCCATATTCCGAAACCTATGCCCGCTAAAGACAAAATAGAAGCAAAAACTATGGATCGCTTTAGTAATATTTGCTCACGTGTTAGGGTATTTTTTAAAACTTCCGCTTGCATAAACCAGTCTGCTTAAATCTAATATAGGGGTATTGGGAACTTCTACATATGCCCATATGCAAACCTACACACCATTACCATCTTCCCACATCAGGGCTGACGCATTTAGACTTTAGGGTGTAAGGAACTGCCTTACAGGGCGTTCCGTAAGTCTCATAACCTTTATTGGGTTTATTTAATTTATGGGTGCCTTACGGGGCACTGACGATACAAATATAATAATTTTTTAATTGATAATCAGTGTTTTATTATTTTTGGCTTGACTTTTTTCTATATAGAGAACTCCATTAAAAAATTCAGTTTCCGATTCATTTGTTCGTATCTTTGGCACTGTGTCAGAACCAAGAAGAACCATCAAAGGCAATTTCAAATATCCGCTGCAGGAGATCCTGTTTCTGTGCGTAAGTGCCGTTGTCAGCAATGCGGGGGACTGGCATGAGATTGTTACATTCGGCAAAGAAAAAATTGAATGGCTACGTAAATTTTTCCCTTACCGTAACGGTGTCCCTTCGCACGATACCCTGGAAAGGGTATTTGCAAAGATAGTACCGGATGAGTTTGGCGAGTGTTTTGTAGAGTGGGCATCAACCATGTTCAGGCCAGTCGAAAACGAGACAATCAATATTGACGGGAAGCGAATCCGTGGATCGTATGACAGCAGAAAGGGCGCCAATGCATTGCACATGGTATCGGCTTATGCCACCGCTAACCATCTTACCCTCGGTCAATTGGCCGTGCCAGACAAAAGCAACGAGATCACAGCCATCCCCAAGCTTCTGGATATGATAACTGTTGAAAACACAACAGTGACAATAGATGCCATGGGCTGCCAAAAAGATATTACGGAAAAAATAATCCGGAAAAACGGTGACTATGTAATTGCTGTAAAGAACAACCAGAAAGAGCTATTCCAGCAAATAGATAGGGTATTTGAAAAACAGGGGGTTGCAGATGTGCACAAACAGATAGACACGGGACATGGCAGGTTGGAGAGCCGCACCTGCAAACTGATAAATGACCTGAGGTTCATAGATGCAGCACATCAATGGTGCGGCATAAAGTCAGTGGCAAGGTTAGAGTCAGAGCGCTATAACAAGCTTACAGGAAAGCAGGAGCAACAGGTGAGGTATTATATAAGCAGCCATGACAAGACCGCTGAATGGCTTAACGGTACAATACGCAACCACTGGGCAATTGAAAACAAGCTGCACTGGAGCCTGGATGTGGTTTTTGGGGAAGATAGTTCCAGAAGAAGAAAGGGGTATACAGCACAAAACTTCCACATCTTGAATAAAGTGTCCCTGATCTTGCTACAAAAACATAAATCTAAGGAAACAAAGCCAAAAAAAAGGTATAAAGCAATATTCAACGATGCTTTTAGGGAAGAAATTTTAGATGTTTTCTAAATGCGTTAGCCCTGCTTCCAACATATAATACGTAGTAACTCATTCAGGAAAGAACTTTCATCGAATATCCATAACCACCGCATATAAAAAAAAGAAATAACTAAAAGATCAAGTCCCGTTGTAGTGGATACAGCTTTGCTGGGCAAAGTGTTCACTTAGGGCACGCTGGGAAACATAATTCGTATCATCAAAAACTTCTATTGTCAAATCTTTAATAAGTCGCTTGCGCCCCCTGTGTTTCTTGCCTCCCGCAGATATCGCAAATTCCGCAGATATAGTGCAAAGCACTATATCTGCGTATCAATCTGCGCTATCCTCGGAATCTGCGGAAACTATCATGTGAGCGCAAGCGAACAACATTCTTTTGCTGGCGATGTAACCGGAAGCCCTATAGTTTAATCAATTTAAAAGTCTGCTGTTTTCCCTGCCACCGGAATGACACAAAGTACATACCGGTCGGCAAATGATTCACATCCACTACTAGCCGGTTTTCTCCAGACTGCACCTGGTATTCCTGTTCCAGCAGCACCTTCCCTACCTGATCATGCACCGTCAGTTGTGAAGCAAAGCCTGTCTTGCTGTGAAATTTCAGGTAAGTCCTGTCCGTGGTTGGGTTTGGATAGCATTCCAGCGTTTCAGAAATTGCTTCTTCCAATCCGGTAATTTCACCCGCACTCAGGCGGAACGGGTTCATAAACGTCCCCGGCGCAGTATGTACCTGGAATTCAAGTACCTGGTGGGCAGGTCGCAGTTCCTGCCGTTCATCATCATAAATGGTAAAACGCACAGGTGCTCCCTGATCACCGGCATTACCGTATATGAAAAAGACGGCCAGGTGCCGGTTCAGTTCCGGCAGGTAAGTCAGTTGCCCCGTACCCCGCAGTTCATCCTGGATAAAGGCCCCCACCTGATTGTAATCATGGTCAGAAACACGCTCATCCAGCTTTACATACGCAGTGAGGATCATGTTCTCACTGTAGTCCGGTGCATAAACCTCCCAGTCCTGGGGCTGACCGTCATCCGTTTCACTATCAGCCAGTCTGGCAGCCACCTGCGCGGGATCTGTTGCTATATCCTCTTCGGGCGTATCCATACTCATGGTCATATCCGAAGACACCGTGCCTGCTGCCGGGTTCCAACTCATCCAACCGCCTTCCGCTACCTGCATCTGGTAAGCCGCATACGGTTTCAAAAGCCGGAGCGTTCCCGTCCAACCATTATTTTCGGTATAGGTGGCAAAGGCATCCTGAGAGCGGATGATGTCTCCATCCTTAAAGGTATGGACAAGTGCCGCCAGTGTCACCGGCTCATCCAGGGGCATGCCGATCAGGTTCCACCCTTCCTGCAAGGGTACATTTTCCGGTTCAATTACTTGACCGGTAACCCGAAGAGTATCACCATTCCGGGAGTATATCCGATAGCCGGTGCCCGGTGTCAGCTCATCCAGGTCGAGGCTGACCCAACCTCCGGCTCCGTGTTCGTAGCGACTGAAGGTCTCGTTATCCGTTTTAATCATGTCCTGGTTTGTCGGGGTTAAGTCCTGCAATACAGCCGCAACTGACATAGAATCCATCCTCGTATTCAGGGATATCCAGGTCCAGCCGGCCCGTAACGGAATATAACGGGCACGATCCTGCTCCGGATCAATAGTCAGCCTCAGTGGCCTTGGCGTAGTGCCGTGTACCTTGTCCGTTTCAAATGCATACACCTCTTCCGGGTGGGCATCGTATTCAACTCCCGTGGCTGCTTCCCACACGCGAAAACGCAACGGCTCGCCGGCATCTTCCGGTCCCCCTCCTACGGTAATGTAGGCCGCATGTGACACTGCATCTGCTCCCGTAGATTGCAGGTTGGCTACCCCACGAAGTTCATTACCGATAAACACCGCAATTTTATCCATTTCATCGCTGCCCGGCACCCCATCCAACTCATAGGCAGCAATGACATTCAGTTGCTCCGTATAGTCACCGGGGTCCACTTCCCAGTCGGCCGCTTCGGGAATTACGGTTAAATCCACCTGTAAGGTGACATCGGAAAATCCGTCAACCGTGACGGTAATCTCGTTAGAATGTCCACCTAGCTCCAGGTCTGACGCATCCACATAGAGCGTTACCTGGCGACCCGCCGGTGGTACGGAACCGGCTGTTTGGTCTACCTGTAGCCAGGAATCATTTTCCACAGAAAGCCCATAAGTCTGTCCTGCGTCGGATGTGTTATGCAATTCCACAATAACGGTTTCGGTACGGCCCTGGTACAAGGTCAGGTCCACCGTTTCCGGGTGAAGGTAAACGGGGTTGTTGACGATCCGGAAGTCCCACGTTACCGGTTCTTCAAGGGCATTCCCTCCGGTATTCGCCACTCCAACCAGCGTCGCCCGGGCCATGACACCATTATAATCCTGTAAGTCGCCCGAATTCAGGCTTGCTGTAATCCGGTTGCCAAAGCAAGATACCGACTCAATGGGAACAGGTTCGTCCGCCAGCGTGACCAGGGTGAAACTATCCGGATCAAACACTGCACAATCCAGGTTATCGTTAAAGCTGATGGAAAGCTCATCACCCAATCCCAAGATACCATCAGCCGGTTGAGGCCGACCGTGCAGGCGAAGCTGACTGCGGTCAACCCGTCCCCGGACGACATTGGAATGGACTTCTCCCTCTGCCCCGCAATGGGCAGTGGCCCGAAGCTCATAATTTCCATCCGGCAAGTCTTTACCATATATATTCCAGCTAACCGGGTAGGTCGGGTGCTGATACACATGTCGGTAATCCTCAAAGTAATCTGCTAAATAATCCCTACCATAGGAACCGATTCTTTCCCACTGGTTACTTCCGATCCGCCGGTAATTGAGTGATATTTCCTCCAGGTTAGGGTTTTGCACACTATAGTCGCTGAGGGTAACGATCAACGACTCATCCTCACTACCCGGAGCGGCCCGACTGATAAGCCAGTTATCCCCCGGAGCGACTATGCTCACCGGCGTACATTGGTGGTCAAAATAGACGTTCAACAACACGTCGGCCGTTTCGCTGCCACAGGTAGAGCGCATGCCGATGCGCAAGTCTTCATACTGAAACGAGACGGGACCTTTCTCTACGCTGATATTGGTATAAAAAGGCTGTCCGGCCGGGATAGTCAGCGGGTCGGAGACCCCAAGCTGTTGGCCACCCATCCTGACAATAGCTCCGTGCGGGTTACTCATCGGGTCTAGGAACAGTTCGTAAGTACGTGTTTCGTTAAACGGATTCAGGTTTGTCAACTGCAGCGGAAAAATAGCTGCTTCATCCGGAGGCA is from Cytophagaceae bacterium ABcell3 and encodes:
- a CDS encoding cation transporter, which encodes MQAEVLKNTLTREQILLKRSIVFASILSLAGIGFGIWLDSQIILFDGFFSIISVGLSALTFIMSIYIQRRDDAKFPFGKNMIEPVVIVFKFIMIGLLCIFSIFTAIRDLLAGGRALDLDLASLYSLLALAGCYGFYLYLRKRMYKLQSDLPSCWCFPPTSKGC
- a CDS encoding ISAs1 family transposase, with product MSEPRRTIKGNFKYPLQEILFLCVSAVVSNAGDWHEIVTFGKEKIEWLRKFFPYRNGVPSHDTLERVFAKIVPDEFGECFVEWASTMFRPVENETINIDGKRIRGSYDSRKGANALHMVSAYATANHLTLGQLAVPDKSNEITAIPKLLDMITVENTTVTIDAMGCQKDITEKIIRKNGDYVIAVKNNQKELFQQIDRVFEKQGVADVHKQIDTGHGRLESRTCKLINDLRFIDAAHQWCGIKSVARLESERYNKLTGKQEQQVRYYISSHDKTAEWLNGTIRNHWAIENKLHWSLDVVFGEDSSRRRKGYTAQNFHILNKVSLILLQKHKSKETKPKKRYKAIFNDAFREEILDVF